Part of the Kryptolebias marmoratus isolate JLee-2015 linkage group LG20, ASM164957v2, whole genome shotgun sequence genome, GAATGCATTATCTTCAGGACTACCTTTAGAAAAAGGATCTATATTGACAGAATCTTACTTCTCAGCCTTAAACATTTCTACAATATCCCAGCTTTTACTGTTACTATGTTTTATACTATAAATAATTATGTtgtaaaattacagtttttaaccagaataaatcttttgtaaatccaaatattttaacaatCTGATTAGctagtttaaatatttcaataattttaaacattacTCAGATTTTTAGTAGTTGTTTGGACACCTAAAGTGAGGAGAAAGAAAGGCACAGGCGGAAGAAATCATAAATGGCAACAGAATTAATATTGTGTAGAAACTAAAAGTGTTAGTGTATCTTTCATGGTAATGATCTCCAGTAAATTGGCAGCTGGAAGCATGTCCGTCTTCATTGTTGTTCAGCCCACAGTCCTACAGCTCGacacaaatctttgtttttagcatGCTGGTTGCTGCTGACAGGTTGTTTTCACCCATACAGTGAAGAAATGTGACAATAATAACACTCAGGTCTGTGAAAGTGGAGGAAAACACAGCCCGCAGTCGACAAGCAGTGAGACAGATTTGGTTAACTATGACTCATAGTGCTTCCCCTCCTGTCTGTGTCACAGTTTTCTGTCAGTACTACTATTAGCTTTGCTCATACttaatgtctttctttttgccCCACACACATTTtagtaaaatgttaaagaatCTGAGGACAGATCAGGAGTCTGTAGGTCCGTCGTGCAGTTTGAGTGTCAGCTTCAAGCAGCTTGCAAGACAGACTGACACGTCTAGACGCGCTGCACCGGCGTGCATGTTAAGTCACTGTTTAAGTTTATCAGTATGTCTGACAAtgtccccacccccaccccccatcttGTCTCGGTTCTGTTGCAGTCTGCTTCAGATTCCCTACAAAAGCTGCTAATAACGACACGCCATGTTTCACACTCCTGTCAGGCAGCgtttctacacacacacacaagcccgCCCTGCGTGTTATTTTGTTGAGAACACTTGATATGAGGCTCAGGTCCTGAGCTTTCTGCCGCTTGAATAGAGAGAGGCGACGTGCGTGCAGACAGCCAGGAAGACTTCTGACTGGAGGGGAACCATATTAATAAAGtagaaatcatttatttttaattctccaCTGAGATCTAATTACCGCCTATTTTTATAActtggagagagagagagatagagagagagagagagagagagagagagagagagagagagagagagagagagagagattgtgATTTTTCAGATGGCTCCTCTGCCTTCTCACAGTTTTCTCCTGGAGCAACATGATAGTTTGGTCAACTTTAACTTTGGTGTTACCAAAACAGAGTCACCACACAGTGGGTGTGTTTTGGCTTGAGTAATCATCCTGAGTAAAATAAGTTCCCTCACTTGTGGTAGAACTGACTGCTTCAAGATCTTGACATTTTCTGTAGCGctaatttttaaactaaaaaaactgaaaaccagcTTTCATTGCAGTTTATGctgatgttgttttataaatgtttacattgtcatcagtttcactgtaaaattttgatttttttcctgccagaagtgctacagctagctgctgctactatttgtgcttgcaaataagaGTAAAATTCTATCGCTGCACGGTGTTTGTAGTGGTGGCTGGTGGGGGACAAGACGAGATTGAGGGGTTTGTTAaatagtcaaaaaaaaaaaagaatatttaccGACAAATCccaagtgtttttgttaaaaatgccCATTTCTAGCAGCATTAGTCTAAGCCACACTCAGTCTaatcattagctcatcagtccagtcagacttaaactccatttctccaaactggggtcATTCATAGAGCtgtttacaacaggtaagatattgtttgttCGGAACTTTACCCCTCCTCAAAAGATCTGTACTAGCCCTTTAACCTGTAACCTTTAAACTATCTGTACTGACagtaatatttgatgtggtaacAGCTGCACAATATGTGTACAACAAATTAAgaatgtaagttttttttattgttattgtggCTACGACTTCATAGCCACAATGTCCTGGTTTAGCTGTTCGGGGGAGGGGGGATTCTGTGGTGAGAGGAGAAACTCCATCTTTCCAGGattaaatagtaaaatattTACCACTGAGATGAGATTTTATTCCCAAGAAATGTTCCTGAAAGTATAAATGGCTGTAGAGGAAGAAATAAACCCTTGAAatgtttccctctgtgtgtttgtaacgTTACTACTATACCTTGGATGCTTTTGAGTCCTGTTCCAACATGTACACAACGCAGGATGGTTCTCTGGCTACTATCTGGTTTCCGTGGTGACAAATAGGTGTAAAGTCCTGACTACTTTAGCAGGAGGGTTCAGGAACAGACTGGCACCTATTTGACCCGGGAGGGTGGAAACAGGAGGGTGCTTATGTAAGTCCTAAACAGCCACGGCTTTCATATCGACCGGACAGGGCTGCAGCCTCGTCGCTGCACAGGgacatgaaaacatttgatggaTTCATTACTCTGTGGGTGGATGGAAGCTGGATGTGTCCCTACACACCGAGAGTTTTTCTGCCCCCCCTCCCTGCCTCTGAAGCGCTGACACTTTCTTTCTTATTCGTATGTAGTTTTCATCTCACTTCGGTTTCTGCTCGGCCCTGATATGAATATATTAAAAGTCAGAAGGCATTTATATTTCGTTTGCAGCCGTCTCAGCGGGACTGGCTGATGTGCAGTGGCAGAGACCCCGCTGTGAGATTTAACTTGACTGGACTTAGGTTATGTAACCGCACAAGCCTCGCTACAGGAGAGGTTTagtcatttaaacataaatcttGTCTATCAGACAgagggttttttctttgtttgcttgcttgttTTTCCACCTGATCTTGCATTTTTTCCGTGGTTGTGTGCGCATATCTGTGTGAGAAAACAGAGCCTAAATATTTTTTCTCCTGCTGCTAATTGTCCTCTATGCTCCATCGCCCAAGGGCAGCAACAGCACTAATCTACTGCATGCTCAATgattctctgtctctctttacCTTTCTGCATCACTCCTCTCAGCctctaccccccccccccccctgtccTCTGGAAGCATCATGTGGCTCCGAATGATTTGTTTTATGCATGTTATGTGGCCAATCATGCAACTCAGAAAGGTTGACTGCATCCTTTAACAGAAGCAGCAAGAGCTTATTCTACTAAAATAGTGTTTGTACGGTATTAAAGCTGATCTGTCGACTCACTCAACAACACTCAGCTTGtcgtttgtttttgctttacagTTCTTGCCCTTTGCATTTTAaggtttgtgcttttattgtggcGTTCTGGTAAAAATATGTCACATGctttattaattaaaacatttttttttataattttcttgaGTTTCACTCAGTTTTAGCACTTTTCAGTCTCAAATGGTCCTTTTGTGTTGCTATAATCCTAAATTTGGAAGGTTTTACTTCCTACAGTTCAAGGACATTCACTTTCAAGTTTAACCCCCAAAGTGATCTAATttctaaaatattgtttttgcacTAGGAGTTGCTTTTTAAACCTTTCCCAAAAGTACTCGAACTGCCATAGTGCAatatgaaatgtgtttaaaaaatcaCCAAATCTTTGAAAATCTTTGGCTTTAGATGAGTACAGAAATGATGGCGGTAAACTGCTGTTGCATGGGATAAAGTGTGGGCAAAAAGAAACACCGGTGCAGATCTACCTAGTGTCTCTTATGGCACCTTAATGGGATAATACTGTATATTCAATAGCAGACTTATGTAACAGAAGGAGGAATATTAATGGAAGGTCCCTTTCAGGGTGGAgcaaatgttgtgtttgtgtacgTGAGCGGCGACAGCAGAGGTTACAACACCATTTCCAgtgttctgtctgtgtttttgctctgtttggCTCTCTGCATCCAGCATGTTGGTGATACTTGTCTCCATCCCGTCTGTCTGCCGTCGCACAGTAGACGGCTCACTGGGGAGGCGTCCACAAGCATATTTGTGCCGACCTCAGCGTGGCCCGCATGCTCTGACCATCTGCCAGGTGAGCTCCAACTAACAGTGACGTGCCCTCCGACAACCAAAGCTGAAGGCTGACTGTCAGTATCAGAGGGAAGCAGTCAGAGATGACCTGATTTCATTCAGAGGAGtgcttatgttttattattggcAAATCCTatcaaatgataaaacaaaaatctgaattcCTCTATGATGTATCTCATAAGGTTTTTGTCCACAATGTGTTTCCATCGATATGATTGGAAGAATGAAATGTTATGAGATGGTTTCATAAACTGGAACAGggatttttctttctcctaATGTAAAACTGTTGGGTCCTAAAAATATCCaatacttttatatatatatatatttataataatagtaataataataacaatacaaataaaatttatataATACACTTCATGAAACCTAAGGACATTTTACATAGGGGATcagactaaataaaataaaagactaactaaaaatgataaaatgagcAAGAAGTCCAACAAAGAGTCAGTTCAGGGaccaatgaagaaaaaaagaagttaatttgttttaatgaataaataacattttaggtttttttattaatattattgccATGACTCATTGTGAATGTCAGTAGGGAGAGCAATCCAGAGGGTTGGGACTGCGGCTTGATTATCTCTGTCACTAAACGATTGTATCCTGGTGTGAGGGATGGAGAGCAGCTGGAGAGCAGTCCAGCATTAGAAGACCTGAGGTTCTGGGATGTAGTGTAAGAGTGAAAGAGGTCAGAGAGGTACTGAGGACAACTTTGATCATACTGAAGTCTATCAGGAGCTTTATTAGCTTACTTTGCTCTCAAACAAGACTCCATTGCAGTAGTTCAAATGGGATGTGATGAAGGCATGAAGAAGAGTTTCTGCCACAGTCTGGGGCTGATGCCTGGAGTCTTGAGATGATTATGATTATGTGAAAAGGGCAGAAAGATTTGATCTGGGATTCAAGGGAGAGCGTGGAGTCCAGGATAACACCAAGGTTCCAAACACCCATCTATATCCAGAAGAACGTCTCCAACCTTCCTGATCAGTGTCTTTGGGGCAACAAccaagagttttttttgttgttgttgagtttGACGTCCATGCTTTTATATCCTGCTGACAGTTGACCAGGGAGAGAGCAGGGAGGGTAGTGGATGGATTGGTGCTGACGTGAATTTGAGTGTCATCAACTGCAATACTCAAAAACTCTGGGGATAATCAGTGAAAAGTAATGACACTTTTCAGCTGTGAACAGTTAGATTTAGGCATGAATAGTATGGAAAGTGCTCAGTTATAATACAAATCTGACTTTGTTTATCTATATCGTCATTATGAAACTGCATCACAACTGTTAGTAGTGACTAGTGTACAAGTTTAATGTATGTACATCAACATACACACATGACAGGGTCAGCCAAGATGACACAATACCTGACTAAATATGTTATTCCGGTTCTGGCCTTCCACATCCGCCCATTACTGTGTGTAAGTGTCATTTGTTCACGGcaccaaacagacacacaaatagcAACCAAAACAACCCGATCAATAGCACTATTTGTTTATTCAGCACAGTGATGTTATTGGGACAGTCGATATTCTTGCTGATGGGATTGTGGATGGCTGCACTTGTGACGTTTTGTTGATGTCCTTTTATTAGAGCAAAGTGCAGATTAGAGCAAATatacagatgtgtttttgtcagaacATGGAGCTTTTTATAGGTGTGCCCTGATGctgtagatgtttttattgaacCGGTAAACTGTCATTTATACAGTTTAATTCCAGGAACATTCTAGTGTAATTACAAGGAAAGACATCTCTGGCAAGTTATCAGTGCCGCCCATGTTTGTGTGCTACAGGTGGAAGGGAGGTGATATCAGCTGACCCAATTTCCTGCCTGAGGCTGCAAGCAAACACCGTAGTACAATGTTCTTCactcgtttctttttttttaaccacctgAGACTTTCACCTAAATTTGACAGATCGCGTGACGTAAAAAGCAGAGCTTCCCCAGCCTTGGCAGGCTCCACCAGAGGACCGGGGTATTTCTAAGGTCAAAGGAGTAAACGGATGTGCAGCAGCTCGACTGATgtgaataaaaatcaataacagTTTTAGATGAATGGATCGGCTTCTGCCATGTCACAGGGTTGCCGTGATAGTTTCCTGTTTGCCAGCTCCTGTTTTGGTTTCCATCAAATGCTGCTGATTGGTGCTTCATCCCATCAGAAGGAGACAACGAATGAGGCAAACTGATCAGGCTCTTTTGccaaactttgttgttttgttacattAGAGATGGAAAACCAACTCTGAAGATGTGTGTATACATCACTGTATGTGACACTGTACGCCCTAAGTTTGATAGATGGCCATGCAGCCAGTCGTGGCTCCTAAGAGATTTGTGGTTTAATGGATTCAGTAGCCAGCAGAAAGCTGTTAAACAGCTCAACAGATGGATCACCATTTCATTCCCGTCTTTTAATTAAGGATCAGTATTTATTGTCACTAAGATTATAGCTAGTTATTCCAAAGGTTGCAAAGACCCCAAAGCTGCAACAATTCCTGTTCCATTTGCCTAAAAGATGTTATGTTCACTTGTGATTGTTAAATCTGGGGAGAAGATGTGcttcttatttttgtctttatgtttggTTTCGGTCTCTGCAGTGCTGGCTCATTGTTTTGGTATTCTCCCCACTGAATGCCTTGGTGCAAAAAAGCCACATGGAGGAATCACATTAACATTTTCTGTCACCATTTATTAATTCACCAAATACAGTGAAAATGGCATCATAATATACAATGACTCATTCTTAGAATGTCAtgacattttgttgcttttttgcttcataaaacaatgttgtttttctctctttttttgttgaaaatattaagGTTTCATGCACAACAaaccatttcctgaaaattatggtacaaaataaacataattaaaaacaaaagaaagcaaaacaaaaacagtaatgtTCCAAAATAGGTCAAATAACAACGTTTTATTTGCGGATACTCGTAAACAGTGCAATATACTCTAAAACTGCCATTTTCTAACGAATTCATCAACAAAGCTTAACTCACAGTATACGATTTTTTAATAATAGTTTAACATTGATGTGTGCAAAACAACTCGGACACATTCAgttagtctttaaaaaaaaaaaaatgcctgacCTGTGATATAGAACAAGACCAGTCCACTGAAATCTTGAATTCCCCCAGTATTAAACCCAGTCTCAGTCATTATATCCACTTTGAAGTACAAATAGTTGTGTTGATGAATTATAAGACGATAGACTAgcatataatttaatttaaataacaaatatttagatataaaaatacaaatatgactttcattaaaaagaagcGTGCCAGGGTAGGAGTGGGTGGCACCTGCGTTGGCACCAGGAGGAAAAGTTCATGCAAATAGATGGAGGAAAAATTCTGAATTCATACAGGACGAAACACAAagaatccccccaaaaaacagaacaatcaaATTAAAGGAAAGAACTTGCCCCCATCAATTTTATgactaatatttaaaacattgacTAGAATCTCCACGTTGCTGCTGGCTTCTGTCgatatttggaaataaaaatgagaaaaaagagagcgagggggaaaaaaaaaaagatatgtgCAGGTATAAATCAGCTACATGAAGGTGCCAGCCTGGACCATAACCACTGATGGGTAATACAAGAAGAATATAGCCTGGTTTTATCTGTGGCCTAATGCTGCTTAGATGCTCAAACAAATAGGTTTTTACTACAGAAGATCTCAGCATTGCACCATCCTCGGATATATGCTTTTATACATACAAGGAGGCTCCTCTATTTAATAGGAGCATTTAGTtggtctgtttatttttttcttttttaataaagcattAGCAGCAACAGGAATGCATCGGACCAGTGCTGAAAGGACAGCTCCCCTTAAATGTGCCGTTTGCTGATTGATTCAACAAAGCAAAGCCTAAAGGAGTGGAGGTGTGGGCGACTGAGAGCTTATAGCTACTGTACAACTTATTGAAATAGGGCTGCTTCCCCCTCTAGTTGCAGTGTCTGGTTGCTTACAGCGCTTTATTTAGTTACTTTTGTTTAACAGAAAGAGATGGTCGTGAAGAAATGACAAGTTCATCCATCGTTTTAAGCCAGCAGAGGTTGAGACACAGAGGCGTGTTTCAGCCATCTCAACATCCTGCTGCGCACCGGCGGTTAAAAATCGGGATTCGGTTTGGAGAATTGCCAGCAATCCCACCATAAATCTcggtctttttttccctcctcagaGTCCATCTTTACctctctccacctcctcctcctcctcctcctcacacctCCTCCGTTGCCTCTTTTCATCCTCCCGTCATTGCTTCGAGCTGCCGTTTTCTCCTGCAATCCTCGAACATGCACAGCCGTCAAGTGCTTCAAATCGGTGATCGAAAATTAAAAAGTCTGCAAGGCATCGATGACATTTAAACACCAGGTGATGATTTGTCTGTCATCCCCTTCAGGACCTCGTCTATTCGGTCGTCCTCGATGACCActgtggaggagaaaaaagaacGAGGATGTTTGCAGAAACAGTAAACCTCAGATCTATCAGGAGATTGCCacgttttggttttttttttcttaacttgtAAGGGAAGGGAATGTGGCGCActgaaaaacattcagacagaTGTGACTGTAGTGCGGTTGTaagggaataaataaatatataaagcaTTATTGCAGGAGGCACACCTGGTGAAAACAACTCATTTCTGCTGATGGCACTGAGCAAGTCTATTATCTGCATGGTTTAAACCTATTGTGTGATGAGTGCCTATGTGGGGTGTGTCCTTGCATGAAGATTATCTCTTGTGCCTGAATGTAAACAGAcagaacctgcagctgcagtaAGGAGGTACATTCGCACTGTGCGGGGATGTGATCGAGATGATTGCAATAATCCGGaccaaacaaatacaaagaaaataactgaACCCGTATTGTGCGCACTTAATACTTTACTCTTTGCATCTCATCGTGCACCTAAAATATCAACAACCTCGAACGGTGCAGTCGTTTGTTTAACCATTGTTTACCTCGCTTGGCTCTGCCGATCTGTCCAAGCTTTGGGGGTCTTTTCGCCTGCGACGCAGCAAAAAAGGCGCTTGTGTCCTGCAGTCCACAGCTAAAGGACATCTGATTGACCTCACTGTCCGCCCCATAGCCGCTCATTTTGCCCTCGTTGTATGGCAGCACCTCGGACATCGTAGCACCGAGACGGGAATAGAATCACCagcaaggaaaaagaaaaacaatcttcCTTGTTGTAGGAGCAGTAGATCCTTTCTTGTGCAGACTGGAGCTGCTGGTGTGCGTCTCTCCTGCTGGGATCTTCTctgaaagtgtttaaaaatgtgttgaggTCTCTGGATGTGATGTGGCTGCAGACAGAGGCAGTgtgtaaatatgtatttatatttaaaggctgagtgtgtgtgcagagagAGAGATCTGCTCGCTTGCGCTGCTGGCTGATGTCTGGCGAGGGAAGTGGGAGATCCCGGGATCATAAAGGAAACCCAGGCAGAGCGGTGAAGTCATCCATCCGGGTGTGAAGAGAGGGAGTGTGcgcgcctgtgtgtgtgtgtgtggacgagCCGGAGGAGTGATGGAGGAGCAAGAGAGACACCAACAGGCGAGAGGCTCAAAAGCAGGAACAGAATCCAGGCTCACGTTAGCTTTATCCATCCTTCCTTAGGATGCATTAGTCCCATTCTAGCCTACATGTCTCTTCTATAAACAGGGAACTTTAAGTTATCACCAGCCACTTCTTTTTCTGAAGAAACCTTTACATAAAGAGCAGAATAGGTCTgaaacaacatgtttgtttgtggtgATTGTAGGGAAACCAAATGGGCTCTCAGCTCTAAAAACTGCATGTTGCTGTAAAGATCTGAGGTTCTGAAAATATAACGCAAAACTACCTGATTTAGTTGTCAtccaaacagataaataatgcATAAGTTTAAAAAGGTGTGTAAGCATGTAATATAAAAAGCAGGTTTTGATCA contains:
- the camk2n1a gene encoding calcium/calmodulin-dependent protein kinase II inhibitor 1a; protein product: MSEVLPYNEGKMSGYGADSEVNQMSFSCGLQDTSAFFAASQAKRPPKLGQIGRAKRVVIEDDRIDEVLKGMTDKSSPGV